One Carassius auratus strain Wakin chromosome 4, ASM336829v1, whole genome shotgun sequence DNA segment encodes these proteins:
- the avpr1ab gene encoding arginine vasopressin receptor 1Ab has product MGNASNQTTANNDTDPFGRNEEVAKMEITVLSVTFLVAVMGNLCVLLAMHNTKKKSSRMHLFIKHLSLADLVVAFFQVLPQLCWEITFRFYGPDFLCRIVKHLQVLGMFASTYMMVMMTLDRYIAICHPLKTLQQPTKRAYIMIGCTWLCSLLLSTPQYFIFSLSEIQNGSDVYDCWGHFVEPWGIRAYITWITVGIFLLPVIILMICYGFICHSIWKNFKSKTKRGTLHSTKDGMIGKGSVSSVTIISRAKLRTVKMTFVIVLAYIVCWAPFFIVQMWSVWDENFSWDDSENAAVTLSALLASLNSCCNPWIYMLFSGHLLYDFLACFPCWNKPQNTLHKVDSDSSIRRNTLLSKLATVRTKDGFDSWKDPCNSRKSSQSLGLDYSRKSSQCLQLDC; this is encoded by the exons ATGGGCAACGCGTCGAACCAAACCACGGCGAACAACGACACCGACCCGTTCGGCAGGAACGAAGAAGTGGCCAAAATGGAGATCACGGTTTTAAGCGTCACCTTCCTCGTTGCGGTGATGGGAAATCTGTGCGTGCTGCTGGCCATGCACAACACCAAGAAGAAGAGCTCACGGATGCACTTGTTCATCAAGCACCTGAGCCTCGCGGACCTGGTGGTGGCTTTCTTCCAGGTTCTTCCACAGCTCTGCTGGGAGATCACCTTCAGGTTTTACGGACCTGACTTTCTTTGCCGGATTGTCAAGCATCTCCAAGTCCTAGGCATGTTCGCGTCCACCTatatgatggtgatgatgacacTGGACCGCTACATCGCCATATGCCACCCTCTGAAGACTCTCCAGCAGCCCACGAAGCGCGCCTACATCATGATCGGGTGCACTTGGCTCTGCAGCCTGTTGCTCAGCACCCCTCAATACTTCATCTTCTCTCTGAGTGAGATCCAGAACGGCTCGGATGTGTATGACTGCTGGGGCCACTTCGTCGAGCCGTGGGGCATCCGAGCCTACATCACCTGGATCACCGTGGGCATCTTCCTCCTCCCTGTCATCATCCTCATGATCTGCTACGGGTTCATATGCCACAGTATCTGGAAGAACTTCAAGTCCAAGACCAAGAGAGGCACTCTGCACAGCACTAAGGACGGGATGATTGGAAAGGGCTCTGTCAGCAGTGTCACCATCATCTCAAGAGCCAAACTAAGAACAGTGAAGATGACATTCGTGATTGTTTTGGCGTATATTGTGTGCTGGGCTCCGTTCTTCATCGTGCAAATGTGGTCCGTCTGGGATGAAAACTTCTCCTGGGATG ATTCTGAAAATGCAGCGGTGACCCTCTCTGCCCTGCTGGCGAGTCTTAACAGCTGCTGTAACCCATGGATCTACATGCTCTTCAGCGGACACCTCCTCTATGACTTCTTAGCCTGTTTCCCCTGCTGGAACAAACCCCAAAACACGTTACACAAAGTGGACTCGGACAGCAGCATCCGGAGGAACACCCTCCTGTCCAAGCTGGCTACTGTCCGAACCAAAGATGGGTTCGACTCTTGGAAAGACCCATGCAACTCCCGAAAGTCCAGTCAATCTTTAGGGCTAGACTATTCCCGCAAATCCAGTCAGTGTTTGCAACTTGACTGTTAG